One Candidatus Delongbacteria bacterium genomic window, GGTAGACGAATTCCAGCCGGGCGGGCTTGGTGGGATCGCCGGCGGCGCTGGCGCGGCCACAGGCCAGACTGAGCAGGAGCACGAGGAAGGTGAGCAGACGCATGGAGGCCTCCAGATTGGAAGTGGCGGCGGCCGGCGACGTGCCGGTCGCGGCGGGTGGCGGAATCGCGGACCCAAGGTGCTGAAATCACAAACGGCCCGCCAGCCGGACCCGCCCGCGGTGGTATCTTCGGCCATGACCCACAGCTCATCCCTTTCCATCGGCCACGAGGCCCGCTGGTGGCGCCCGTTGGAGAACGGCCGCGTGCTCTGCGAACTCTGCCCGCGCGAGTGCCGCCCGGCGCCGGGCCAGCGCGCCTACTGCCTGGTGCGGCGCAACGAGGGCGGCCGGCTGGTCACGGACGCCTGGGACGCCGGGCTGGGCTTCGCCGCCGACCCCATCGAAAAGAAGCCCCTGTATCACGTCCAGCCGGGCAGCCGCGTGCTCTCCTTCGGCACGGCGGGCTGCAACCTGGGCTGCGTGCACTGCCAGAACGCGTCCATGAGCCAGTCCAAGGCGGCGCTGGGGCGAATGGAGCGCGCCACTCCGTCGATGATCCTGCGGGCCGCCCACAAGCAGGGCTGCGCGGGGCTGGCCTACACCTACAACGAGCCCGTGATCTTCGGGGAGTTCCTGCTGGCCTGCGCGGAAGCTGCGCGGGCGGCGGGCTTGTTCAACGTGATGGTCAGCAACGGCTACGTGGCGCTGCCGGCGGCGCGCGAGATCTACCGGCAAATCGATGCGGTCAACGTGGACCTGAAGGGCTTCCGCGAGGACGCCCACCGCCGGCTGACCCGCGGCCGGCTGGCCCCGGTGCTGGACGTGCTGCGCTGGCTGCGCCGTGAGACAACGGTCTGGCTGGAGCTGACCACCCTGCTGATTCCCGGCCACAACGACAATGCCGAGGAACTGGGCGATCTGACGCGCTGGGTGGCGGGCGAACTGGGTCCGGACACGCCCCTGCACCTGACGGCCTTCCACCCGGATCACCGGCTGCTGGATGTTCCGCGCACGCCGGCCGAGACGCTGCTGCGCGCCCGCCAGATCGCCCTGGCCGCCGGCCTGCGCTTCGTCTACCTGGGCAACCTGCCGCTGGCCGAGGGCCGGGATACGCACTGCCCCGCCTGCGGCGTGGTCTGCGTGGTGCGCGATGGGTGGGGGAAGAGTTCGGTGCGGCTCGTGAAGGGGGGTTGTCCGGGTTGTGGCGCGGGGGTGCCGGGCTTGTGGATCGGCCGGCGCGCGTGACGCACGCCGGAGAGATGTTAGCTCGCCTGCCCGCGTTGTGTCGTTTGCCTGGCTTTCCGCGTACTGCTCAGATTGTTGTCAGTGCTCGCTTAAGTAGAGATATTTGGCCAGCATGATACAAGTTGTGCTGTGTCACACCAATGAACTGAGTGTACGCCGAGTACGGGACCTCGCTAACAAGCGGCTCGTCAAGCCGGTGCGCAGGAAATGCCAGCACGGCTTCACGGAGCTGCAGATTCAAGCGGCGAAGCTCTTCCACGGCTTCACGCCAGTTTTCGGCCGTGGCCGGCGGACAAGCTGGCCAATCTTCTTCCGGCGTGAACGGGCGCCCATCCCCGGCCAGTCGGCGCAGAATGAGGGTGTAATCGCTGCGGATGTGCAGAACGAGTTCCCACATGCTGTGCGCAGTCGGGATCGGGTGGCTGCTTGCTTGTTCCGCCGCGACGCCGTCAAGGCCGCCAAGCACTGAAGGGCCGTGCCAGGCATCGCCTTCCAGTGCCAGCTGAAGCTGTTCCGCCAGCCGTTCCAATTCGCTGGACATCAGTTCGCTCTCCAGTCTATCCGTCTATTGCGAGCTTCAGCCGTGGCGCGCCTGGCGCGGCACTTGCCTTTGGTCCATCCGTTAGCTCAAAGCGGAGGCTACGGCTTTGGGATTCTTTGCCGCCACTTTGAGTAACGCCATGGCTGGACCGTCCGGGGTACGCCGGCCCTGTTCCCAATTGCGCAGGGTTGCGACACTTACGCCGATCATCAACGCAAACTCGACCTGGGACTTGCCCAACGTCAATCGTATGTCCTTGATATCCGCAGGCTTGAACGCAATGATGCGCGACGGCTTCGCCTCACTGCGACGGATCTTCCCCGCCTGCTTGACACTTTCGACGAGATCGTCGAAGTCTCGCTGCTTCATTTGAATTCCTCTCTGACCAACCGACTCAGAATCCGGAGCTGCTCTGGTGTCAGGTCTTCTTGTTCGTTTTTTGCAAAAGCCAGGAGCATGTAAAATGCGGCCTGCTCGTTGTCCCAGAAGTAGATGATCCGAAGGCCGCCGCTCTTCCCCCGACCGGATCCACCCCAGCGAATCTTGCGGAGTCCCCCGGATCCCTGAATGAGAGCTCCTTGCTCTGGCCGCAGCATGAGAGCCAACTGCAAGGCCCGGTAATCCTCATCTGGGACAAGGGCTTTCACGAGTCGAGTGAAGATCGGCGTTTCTATGAATCGCATGGCACAGGGTACGTCATTGGCGTAGCATTGTCAATGGAAAACTCGAGACCGACTCAGGCATTTCGATCTGGCAACGGGAACTTCAGCCACGTTGCGCCTGGCGCGGCGCTTGCCTACATCAATCTACGTTTACTCTAATTCTGAACGGAAAGCGCCGTGACAAGCGGATAGTCGGTTGCAAGCACATGTTAGTCTGCTATTTCCCTAAGACAACATCAATGCCGTTCATCACTTGAGCCAATATTGCTGGATTCAATCTACCAACACGTTCTACTAAACATTCCTTGTCTATTGTCACTATCTGTGAAACATTAGCAACCGAGTCTTTTGATAGCCCAGTGATTTTCGCTGCAAGCGCCACGTTTCCAGGCGCCGCAGCCCATTTCACGTTGCTTGTCAACGGGACGCAAACCACAGTGGAGATTCGACTTCGGTTCAATGGGTCACCTTGAACAACGACGACCGGCCGGCGAAACCCTGGTGACGATCCTTGCGGCTCTGCCAAGTCCGCCCACCAAACTTCGCCCTGAACCACTTCTACCATTCTGTTTCCTCAAGCACGTTGCGAGAGGAACGTTGCACGAACGGATTCGTCGCTTCGCCCACTTCTGCCAGAACTTGGTTCATGGCCTCTGTCACTTCATCTGGCGCATGACGACAAAGATATTCTGCCATCGCTTCCGCGTAAAGTTGACTCCGAGACTTTCTGCTTCGCTGGGCTTGTCGCTCGGCGGCCAGGAAGACTGCATCGGGAATTGAGATTGCTGTTTTCATACCGCGAGTATAACTCTCTCGACTCGAACTATCAATGACTTCGTCCAGCTTGCGGTGGCTTCAGCCGCGACACTTCGGGCGCGGTGCTTGCTTACTCACTGTCGACATTTCTTTCAATTTCAAACTCAGGTGCAGGATCTGGTACCCATTCTTCTACATACGATGTTAAGCTCATTTATTCAGACGTCTTCAAGGAGCCAAATATCTTCTCAAAATATTGCCCCATTACATCATCATCTATGCTCATCTTGTCTTGACGTGTAATGATACGTCTTGATTTAAACCACAGCCGGCATGATATCTTTCGAGCAATCTCAAGTATGATTTCTGACAGTCTTGCTGTTGCGAGATCTCGACCCCAATCTATCGTTGCATCCTTCATGTTTTCCACCAATTTTAAATCAGTTTCTGCCATCTTACTTGAAAACTTCACTTTTATGGATTCAAAATATTCATGCATTCTCTTATCATGATTAGATATCTCCTCAATATCATAAAGCTGATACGCAAGCACTGGATCGTGTGGTATTAATCCTTTAATTGCGACTTTAAAAGAAACTGAAAATGAGTTTTCCTGCGAGAATTTCATCAAAGATAACAACATCTCGCGAGTTTCATTTTGATGTTCGCCGAAACCATCAGAACAATATCTAACACTCATGAAGCGTAACACTTCTTCTATCACTTTGTTCGGATTGTTTGTTACGATTTTAAATCGCAATTCTAATAGCTCAAACAGGAGAACCCTTAGCGCTTTCTTTCTCTCTCTTGCATTTTGCATAGAATAATGCAATTCGGCAATGATTCCACCAGTAATCGCTCCCACTAGAGCAGCTATTCCGGGGGGGATGTCATTGAGAAGCATGATCTGAGTAGTCCTTTAGTCAACCTATCGTGAACCTCAGCCGCGACGCGCTTGGCGCGGCATTTGTCTTACTCCTACCGACGTTTTTTCAAATCCAACTGGCAAGCGACGTGATAGATGTAATTACGCCTGCATATAATGTTAGCGGCTTAGCAAATCTGCAGCAATCTTCAGTTCCTTTAAACTCATGTCTGAATCTAGAACTCTTATAGCCGAATTAAAGTCACCGAACTTTCTTCCCCAAAATAGATGAGTAATAATAAGATTGTCAACATATGCTTTCAATTGATGTATAGAATACCACTGCTGTCCGATTCCAATACTATCATGTGTAATAGTATTTCTCAGTTCGCGCAAATGACTCAAAATTGCCTTATGAAAATCTCTTTCACTATATCTGAACGAAGCTCTTCTAACACATTCATATTGCTTATACGCTCCAGTTAACTTCTCAAGAAGAGACCATAAATCACCAAAAACAACGCTCGGATCTGAGGACTCAAAAATGGCAGAATACTTCAACAAAACTTCT contains:
- a CDS encoding type II toxin-antitoxin system RelE/ParE family toxin — protein: MRFIETPIFTRLVKALVPDEDYRALQLALMLRPEQGALIQGSGGLRKIRWGGSGRGKSGGLRIIYFWDNEQAAFYMLLAFAKNEQEDLTPEQLRILSRLVREEFK
- the amrS gene encoding AmmeMemoRadiSam system radical SAM enzyme, producing the protein MLKSQTARQPDPPAVVSSAMTHSSSLSIGHEARWWRPLENGRVLCELCPRECRPAPGQRAYCLVRRNEGGRLVTDAWDAGLGFAADPIEKKPLYHVQPGSRVLSFGTAGCNLGCVHCQNASMSQSKAALGRMERATPSMILRAAHKQGCAGLAYTYNEPVIFGEFLLACAEAARAAGLFNVMVSNGYVALPAAREIYRQIDAVNVDLKGFREDAHRRLTRGRLAPVLDVLRWLRRETTVWLELTTLLIPGHNDNAEELGDLTRWVAGELGPDTPLHLTAFHPDHRLLDVPRTPAETLLRARQIALAAGLRFVYLGNLPLAEGRDTHCPACGVVCVVRDGWGKSSVRLVKGGCPGCGAGVPGLWIGRRA
- the nadS gene encoding NadS family protein, whose protein sequence is MKQRDFDDLVESVKQAGKIRRSEAKPSRIIAFKPADIKDIRLTLGKSQVEFALMIGVSVATLRNWEQGRRTPDGPAMALLKVAAKNPKAVASALS
- a CDS encoding DinB family protein, with amino-acid sequence MSSELERLAEQLQLALEGDAWHGPSVLGGLDGVAAEQASSHPIPTAHSMWELVLHIRSDYTLILRRLAGDGRPFTPEEDWPACPPATAENWREAVEELRRLNLQLREAVLAFPAHRLDEPLVSEVPYSAYTQFIGVTQHNLYHAGQISLLKRALTTI
- a CDS encoding type II toxin-antitoxin system PemK/MazF family toxin, translated to MVEVVQGEVWWADLAEPQGSSPGFRRPVVVVQGDPLNRSRISTVVCVPLTSNVKWAAAPGNVALAAKITGLSKDSVANVSQIVTIDKECLVERVGRLNPAILAQVMNGIDVVLGK